The following proteins are co-located in the Persephonella sp. genome:
- the hisF gene encoding imidazole glycerol phosphate synthase subunit HisF, which yields MLAKRIIPCLDVNKGRVVKGVNFVNLVDAGDPVEAAKAYDEAGADELVFLDITASAEDREIILDVVKETAETVFMPLTVGGGVRTLEDIRKLLESGADKVSINTAAVKDPSLVESAAIRFGSSTIVVAIDAKRVSNNKWEVYIHGGRTPTGIDAVEWAKAVEDLGAGEILLTSMDRDGTKNGYDIPLTRAVSEAVTIPVIASGGAGNKHHFYQAFAEGKADAALAASLFHFKQLTIAEVKEFLKEKGVPIRL from the coding sequence ATGTTAGCAAAACGGATAATACCATGTCTTGATGTAAATAAGGGTAGGGTTGTAAAAGGGGTAAACTTTGTAAATCTTGTTGATGCAGGCGATCCTGTTGAGGCTGCCAAAGCCTATGACGAAGCAGGGGCAGACGAGCTTGTTTTTTTAGACATAACAGCATCAGCAGAAGACAGGGAAATAATCCTTGATGTTGTTAAAGAGACTGCAGAAACTGTTTTTATGCCCCTTACAGTTGGTGGGGGAGTAAGAACCCTTGAAGATATTAGAAAACTCCTTGAAAGCGGTGCAGATAAAGTGTCAATAAATACAGCCGCCGTAAAAGACCCTTCTCTTGTTGAATCTGCTGCAATCAGGTTTGGCTCATCAACGATAGTTGTTGCAATTGATGCAAAGCGTGTCAGCAATAACAAATGGGAGGTTTATATACACGGAGGAAGAACTCCAACAGGGATTGACGCTGTAGAATGGGCTAAAGCTGTTGAAGATCTTGGGGCAGGTGAGATACTTCTAACATCAATGGACAGGGACGGAACAAAAAACGGGTATGACATTCCTTTAACAAGAGCTGTAAGCGAAGCTGTTACCATTCCTGTTATAGCATCAGGAGGTGCAGGAAACAAACATCACTTTTATCAGGCTTTTGCAGAAGGAAAGGCTGACGCAGCCCTTGCAGCATCACTTTTCCATTTTAAACAGCTTACAATAGCAGAAGTAAAAGAGTTTCTCAAAGAAAAAGGCGTGCCCATAAGACTGTAA
- the cimA gene encoding citramalate synthase — protein MKQIFIYDTTLRDGTQAEGVSVSVEDKLRITEKLDEFGVHYIEGGWPGSNPKDDEYFKQVKNLKLKNSKIAAFGSTRRAYLRVEDDPLIQNLIKAETPVITIFGKAWDLHVTEALKTTLENNLEMVFDTVRYLKENTQEVVFIGEHFFDGYKSNPEYAYAVMKTAQEAGADFLVLADTNGGTLPNEIENIIKQIKQKGLDGKLGIHAHNDSDTAVWNSIVAVLNGAVQVHGTINGFGERCGNANLCSIIPNLSLKLGYSTIPEEKIRKLKEVSNFVADIVNLPVPKNIPYVGDSAFAHKGGVHASAVLKNPKLYEHIDPEKVGNKRKILVSDLAGKSNIIYKARELGFDIDEKDPRIAELVNEIKRLENYGYHFEAAEASLELLIRKHLGLLKKYFDLDAYRVLIARRYTDKEPVSEATVRIKIDNHYEHTASLGFGPVNALDRALKKALVGIYPSLAEVELIDYKVRIINESAGTAAKIRVLIESRDKDKKWGTVGVSDNVIEASWQAVVDSFIYKLVKDGV, from the coding sequence ATGAAACAGATATTCATATACGACACAACCTTAAGAGATGGAACGCAGGCTGAAGGTGTAAGCGTTTCTGTTGAGGATAAACTGAGAATAACAGAAAAACTTGATGAGTTTGGGGTTCATTATATTGAAGGAGGCTGGCCCGGTTCAAATCCGAAAGATGATGAATACTTTAAACAGGTTAAAAACCTGAAACTGAAAAACTCAAAAATTGCCGCCTTTGGATCAACAAGAAGAGCTTACCTGAGAGTTGAGGACGATCCCCTTATTCAAAATCTTATAAAAGCAGAAACACCTGTTATAACTATATTTGGAAAAGCGTGGGATCTTCATGTTACAGAAGCCCTCAAAACTACACTTGAAAACAACCTTGAGATGGTTTTTGACACTGTCAGATACCTTAAAGAGAACACACAAGAGGTTGTGTTCATAGGTGAGCATTTTTTTGACGGGTATAAATCAAACCCAGAATATGCTTATGCTGTTATGAAAACAGCTCAGGAGGCAGGTGCAGACTTTCTCGTCCTCGCAGACACTAACGGTGGAACACTCCCAAATGAGATTGAAAACATAATCAAACAGATTAAACAAAAAGGTCTTGATGGAAAATTAGGAATACATGCACACAACGACAGCGACACAGCTGTATGGAACTCTATTGTTGCTGTGTTGAACGGGGCTGTTCAGGTTCATGGAACAATAAACGGCTTTGGCGAAAGATGTGGAAACGCAAACCTTTGCTCAATAATACCAAATCTTTCTCTAAAACTTGGATACTCCACCATACCTGAAGAAAAAATCAGAAAACTGAAAGAGGTCTCAAACTTTGTTGCTGATATCGTTAATCTTCCTGTTCCCAAAAATATACCTTATGTTGGTGACAGCGCCTTTGCCCATAAAGGCGGGGTTCATGCATCTGCCGTGCTGAAAAATCCTAAGCTCTACGAACATATTGATCCTGAAAAAGTTGGAAACAAAAGAAAAATACTTGTTTCTGATCTTGCAGGAAAGTCAAACATAATCTATAAAGCAAGAGAGCTTGGTTTTGATATAGACGAAAAAGATCCAAGAATAGCAGAGCTTGTTAATGAGATTAAAAGGCTGGAGAACTATGGATATCATTTTGAGGCTGCGGAAGCATCTTTAGAGCTTCTTATAAGAAAACATCTTGGATTGCTTAAAAAATACTTTGATCTCGATGCTTACAGGGTTTTGATAGCAAGAAGGTACACAGACAAAGAGCCTGTGTCTGAAGCAACGGTCAGAATAAAGATAGACAACCATTATGAGCATACAGCTTCTCTTGGTTTTGGTCCTGTGAATGCCCTTGATAGAGCTTTGAAAAAAGCTCTCGTTGGAATATACCCATCCCTCGCAGAGGTTGAGCTTATAGATTACAAAGTCAGAATAATTAACGAAAGTGCAGGAACAGCAGCAAAAATAAGGGTTCTAATAGAAAGCAGGGATAAAGACAAAAAATGGGGAACGGTCGGAGTATCT